ATCTACCTACTTTTTTGAAGTTGCAGCTactttcacatactgttgatCCTCATTGGCAGAGTGGAGCTGTGCAGTTTGTTTTCCATCTCCCTAATGTCttcccttttattcttttcaagaaGTATTACTGGTGTCCTGCCAAGACTGTTCCTATTTACTTTTTAGGGTCACTGGCACATAACTTTGTTAGATGGAAAGAGTGGACAGTTAACCTAGTGAACCGCTAACCTTGGTATAAATTCTTCAGTTTGGTGCTATCTGTATTTTACTAAAAAGACATACttgcaggtttttttgttttcactttgtttttaatgaacaGTGTTCTGGAGGAGAGTGCCAATGGTGTAGTGCTGGAAGTAGCAGCCGAACTGAAGAGTTAAGAAATGAACAAGTTTGAGAAAATGGAGATGAAACTCTTTAAGTAGAGCTCACTGCAACACACTTGGTTATGAGAAGTTAGGAGAGGAAGTGAGGCAGTTCTTGGCATTTTGGTTTTTATTGATATACTTTTTGAAAGAAGTTGAAGTTAGGTTTCTATGTTATGTAATTTGCTCTTTTCTTAATCTTCCTAGCCTCCACCAGGTAATGTGAAAATGCCTAACGTACCCAGTACACAGCCAGCAATAATGAAACCAACAGAGGAACATCCAGCTTATACACAGATTGCAAAGGTTAGTTCATGTTACATGTGTAGATTCATATGGAAAATTGCAATATCAATAACATTTGCTTTCAGAGCAAACTACTTCTTTATATAGTATTCCTTATTacttaattttattggagtatagttgatttatccttcttgtttaatttttaactcACTTTTGAAGCTGGGTTAGTAGTTTCTCAGCCCTATAAAACTCATACCTCATTTTCAAAGTATTGATTTGCTTTGCTCCATTATTAGCAGTTATTGAATTCCTGTCATCTTGGTGTATAACTTGTGTAGtgaaatttttattgcttttggtCTCACTTTTTAATACACAATTCTATTATAGTAACAATGATAAGATCAGATAGATATTATTGGAAGAGAGTTAGGATGGCTAAGCAAAGTATATTGGTAGGAAATAGAAGGTGGCaaaaaataccaagaaaaaaGGAGATGAATAAGACGCCTGGTATTACATAATGGCAGATGGAGTTATAAACCTGAATTTCTTAACCATATCTTTCTTTTACCTTATTATCTTGTAAAATGTAAGGTATTATACAGTATTCTTGCACTGGGAACCTTAGGTACCATTTAATCCAATTTGTAAGAGCTAATTCAATTGCCCTTTTCTCCATTTGTCTCTTTTCCTCAACTGTTCTCGTCTCTGTCCCTCATTCTAATTTAGCCACGGTTCcccttaatttcattttcccaaTTACCTTAGGATTTTAACTATTCTTACTGAGAGAATTTTTTCTTGTCCTAGTGGGCCCAACATTCCTATTGAGGCTTTTCATAACCAGAAGGCCAAAATGGGCCAAATAGTTCCATAATATTCTCTGAAACTGTAATCTTCAGTGAATTCCTATACTGTGGAATAGTAGTTGAATTAAGTTTCTAGCGTAGTAGAGAAGTAGGAGTATAGTAGAAGCAGGAATATTACTGTACTTTCTACTTCTGACAACCTGTTCCCTTATTTTCTATGTAGGAACATGCCTTGGCCCAAGCTGAACTTCTTAAGCGCCAGGAAGAACTAGAAAGAAAAGCAGCAGAGTTAGATCGTCGAGAACGAGAAATGCAAAACCTCAGTCAACATGGTAGTATCCAAAgatgtttgaaataaaaataacttaaccTCTTAAAACAGGCCAGCACCAGCTCTAGGTCATTAGGTTTATAGATAAAACTTGATCGACCCTGTTATTCTATCAAGGAGATCAGACATGGCAGATTTCCTGCTTGATAACTCTGTAGTTCTCTGATCTTGGCTGATTTGCAGTGTTTTAATAGATTAGAACAGTGTTTGACTCTTCACAAGTGAATGAAAATATGGTTTTACTTTATTGTAAATCAAGAGCCTTTCATTCTGCCCTTGGACCTTCAGCTGGGTCTGCTGAAGCTTTGTGAGTACATGGGAGTATACCCTATGTTTGACTGCATTTAGCTGTTAACTTCTGGTTTATTCAGACCAATTTCAAGTTAATCTGCCCCTATCCTCACAAGTATATCTATATGTGTCaaaccaagtttaaaaaaataacacctATGGTAACTCTAGGAAGCCTGGGTATTTTGATGGTGCCAAATAAGtaacttcctggtggttcagtggtaaagaatccgtgtgccaatgcaggagatgtggatttgattcctgggtcaggaagatcccctggagaagaaaatggcaacccactccagtattattgcctggaaaatcccatggaccagaggagcctggtgggctacagttcatcaggtctcaaatgagtcagacacaacttagcagacacaacaacagcaaagaaataAGTAAGAGGTGAATTAACTGTTTGATGTGAAATCCATTCAGGCTGTGACTGCCAAAGATCATTCAGTTCAAAGGAATAGCTTAGGGAGAGATGGAAATTCTCTGGATATGAAGGGATGAGAGAGCTAGGCAAAGTACTGTGAATGTGTCTGGATAGTTACGGCATGACAATGTTAGGAGAGTGGTGATATACTACctgttttttctttatcttaGAATATATAAGTCTAGGGCCTCATGtcatatctctttgccttttcatactaaaaaagctatgacaattaaaaagcagagacattactttgccaacaaaggtctgtctagtcaaagctatgatttttccagtagtcgtgcatggatgtgagagttggactataaagaaggctgagcaccgaagaattgatgcttttaaactgtggagactcttgagaatcccttggactgcaaggagatccaaccagttaatcctaaagaaatcaaccctgaatattccttggaaggactgatgctaacgcTTGaaacacctgatgtgaagagctgtctctttagaaaagaccctgatgctgggaaagatggaaggcagcagaaggggatgacagaggacgagatggttggatggcatcactgactcaatggacatgagtttgagcaaggtctgggagatggcgaaggacagtgaagcctggcatgccacagcccatggagttgcagagttggacatgactgagcgactgatcaacaacaaGGGCGTCATGAGGACACATTTATCCTGGGCCATTTCTCGCTTGCAGCATCAGAGACAGCATCTGTGAAAGGAGGAACTAAAAGTTTAATTGAGATCAGTGTTTCTGAAATTCATGTAACAAAAATCTGTCCTGTTCCCTTAACTTTGACTAATACAAATTGCTTCTATGAGAGATGTTTTAGTAAATGAAATAGTAATGAAGTGTGAGAAGTTAAGGGACTTGCTGTATGTTATACATTTAAGTACTTTTCATGTGtcaactcatttcatcctcagtACAGTTATGGGAAGGGTGGTAAGTTGTTCTCACTTTACAAGTGTAGAAGCAGTGTCTTCAGGAAGGTGAATAATTTGTTCAAGGTCTCCTAGACAGTGGATGTGTAGCTGCTTCTAGTTTCAGAGCCTCTGTTCTTTACTACTGTTCTCAGCTTCTCAAGTAGTATGAGACTTGTATGAGAGAGGTGTGAACTATATAAAGTTTGAAAGGAGTGATGAAACAGTGGAGACATGTTGGGAAGAATCAGAAATAGAGGATGCTTTTTTCCCACTATGAAAATTTTCCTGATCTGTGAAAAacatgatgatgtgaaagtgctgcactcaaatatgccagcaaatttggaaaactgagcagtggctataagactggaaaaggtcagttttcattccaatcccaaagaaaggcaatgccaaagaatgttcaattgcactcatctcacaagctagtaaagtaatgctcaaaattctctaagccaggctttagcaatacatgaactgtaaacttccagatgttcaagctggttttagaaaaggcagaggaaccagagatcaaattgcctacatctgctggatcatcgaaaaagcaagttagttaagtcgctcagtcgtgtccgactctttgccaccccgtggactgtagcccaccagactcctccatccatgggattctccaggcaagaaaaagcaagagagttccagaaaaacatctatttctgctttattgactatgccaaagcctttgactgtgtggatcacaataaactgtggaaaattctgaaagagatgggaataccagaccatctgacctgtctcttgagaaacctctatgcaggtcaggaagcaacagttagaactagacatggaacaacagactggttccaaataggaaaaggagtacgtcaatgctgtacattgtcaccctgcttatttaacttagcagagtacatcatgagaaatgctgggctggatgaagcacaagctggaatcaagattgctgggagaacctcagatacgcagatgacaccacccttatggcagaaagtgaagaggaactaaagagcctcttgatgaaggtgaaagaggagaatgaaaaagttggcttaaagctcagcattcagaaaactaagatcatggcatctggtcccatcacttcatgggaaatagatgggaaaacagtggaaagtgtcagactatttttttgggctccaaaatcactgcagatggtgattgcagccatgaaattaaaagatgcttactccttggaaggaaagttatgaccaacctaggcagcatattaaaaagcagagacattactttgccaacaaaggtccatctagtcaaggctatggtttttccagtagtcatgtatggatgtgagagttggactgtgaagaaagctgagcgccgaagaattgatgcttttgaactgtggtgttgaagactctcgggagtcccttggactgcaaggagatccaaccagtccatcctaaaggagatcagtcctgggtgttcattgggaggactgatgctgaatctgaaactccagtactttggccacatcatgagaagagttgactcattggaaaagaccctgatgctgggaagtattggaggcaggaggagaaggggacgacagaggatgagatgactggatggcatcaccaactcgatggacatgggtttgggtagactccgggaggtggtgatggacagggaggcctggtgtgctgtgattcttggggtcgcaaagagtcatacacgactgagcgactgagctatGAAAAAGTATGTAAAGTCTAATTTATGAAAGTGTGGGATATGATATGtaaaatgagaaagcagaagaaaactcAAAAGTTTAAAAGCAGATTTTGCCTCTCTGTGGGTTAGGAATTATATTTAAAGATCGTAGAtactgaggaggaaatggtagaGACTTAAAATCTGCATGGGTTTCATGTGAGAGCCAGAGTCTTGGGACTTtgaaataaatctctttttaGGGAAGAGCCACAGCATATGTCCCTatgccctttttttcttttcttgtttcaaCTTACATAAGTGGTATGACACTGGAAAACTATTTTACCATCTAATTGATAttctggaaaaaattttaaaaatagaaagcttGGTTTTCAGAGTTGTAGGAATGTAGATTTTACagtgttatatttttaaactccTACTAAAAGAATAGATAATATTCTTTATTATGAAACAAATAATTACATGCAAAAAGAATAGCAATATTTGTACTTATATTTGTACTTAtataaataacttcttttttttttatttgcaggcAGAAAAAACAATTGGCCACCTCTTCCTGACAATTTCCCTGTGGGCCCTTGTTTTTATCAGGATTTTTCTGTAGATATCCCTGTAGAATTCCAAAAAACAGTAAAGATTATGTACTACTTATGGATGTGTGAGtatagaataaatataaattatatatttgtttgaaagtgtttatattttattgtcaaaaatctattaaaaaactCACATATTAAGGTAGCATCATTAATTGGTCCTTTCCTATAGATACTTTAAATTTGAGTGACACATACATTTAGTTACTTCAAAATTGTGCACTGTGTGGTGGTCTAAGTTCTTATCTGAGGAAGGTCTGTATACTGAGAACTGGCATTCTTTTGAGGAAGGGACTTCCCTATCATATGGTGGAATTTTGCAATGAtcctttttctctgaaaaatctTATCTAGGTAATaatcctttaaaataattattcatagtATTTTATGCAAATGAAAGCTGTAAAGCATTGTGACTGTCTTATAAAAGggcataaaattttgaaatattataaattatttcactttGAGCACTGTTTACTGTTCACTTTCAGGTGGAGAGGAACACTTTTATTATTGAAAGTGCTGAATTAATACAGGATATTTCATTAAATAGCACATTAGGACATACATTTTAGGCTGTGATGTTCACAATACTTTGGATATAATTACAGCACATGGAATATTAAAACTAAATGTCAAGCTGTTACCAGTTTTTGTATGTACACAGAATCCCCACttactgtttgcttttttttccaaaCGGCAGTCTCAGCCCCATTTAACCTCACTGAGTTGGTAGGAGAGGTAGCTGTCGTGGCTTCTTGCCTGCACCACTGCTGAGTTAATGAATGCGTTGTGGAGTCCATTCTTGTTGAAGAACATCTGTGTGTTCTTCCTGTGTGATTAAGGagcctctcccccctcccccaaaaaaggaGCCTCTCTCCATCAAATACATGAGATCATTGtcttaaaaatctttcaacagCATTGCGAGGTTGCTTTGGAATGTGAGAAGTGATTCCTTATGGATAGTACATGTTTAACTCTTATTTTTAGTTTGAGATTATGTTATCAATCTGACTTCTTTGGTTCATCCTGAGTGTCAGTAGTAttgcatatttttattaaagGTTTTGAttccccatggctgattcatgtcaatgtatgacaaaacccactgaaatgttgtgaagtaattagcctccaactaataaaaaaaaaaaaaggttttgattCCATATCTGTCCATACTAACAACTCTTATTTAATCAATATAtcattaaataaatgcaaattaaaataattgggcttccttggtggctcagatggtaaagaatccgtttgcaatgtgggagacctgggcttgatccctgggttgggaaggtctcctggaggagggcatggcaacccactccagtattctggcctggagaatattATCACACTCTAATAATATAGTGTGAAAATTATCACACTGTAATAATAATTCTAACAAGAGATAACATTTATCCAGGATTTACTTTGTGTGAAGCAGACAGCTAATCactgtatatatattacattattaaATCTTAACCACACTATGAAGCAGGTACTATATTATCTAGCTTTATAGTTTGAGAAACTAAAGCTTAGAGAATCTGAGCTAACTTGTTCAAGATTACTCAGCAAGTAAGGTTGGAGTTGGATGGCTTGATTCTAGATCCCAGAGTTTAGATTTCCATGTTATGCCACCTACAAGATACCAAAATAAAGaagtaatttacattttaaactcaAATATGATGAAGATATGCTTTCAGTGGTACTTTTCTTGAGGCAAGTAATCTCTATAAAGGAACTGAAGCAATTAGAAATACCAATATGAAATGAATCTCAACATCTTTTTGACTATACTCTTGaatttaaagaaggaaagaaaaagaaaattaaaaaatatcagcTACATTAaagaccatttattgaagaagatAATATACTGtcctaaaattatttattttaggtaTCTATATTGTAATGCAGGACTTAGCAAGAAGAATATTCCAATGATGGTTGCAAATTTAGGTCCACTAATACCAGATTTGAGTGCTTAATAAAGCAAATTGAAATTTTATAAGAAGGAGGATCATTCAACTTGAGAATCATATAAACAAAATGGCctataattttaagtattttaccCACAATCGGAATCCATCAAGTGGACTGAAGTTGGATTGAAATTATCAACATAGAATTGCGCATTTCACTTTACCTAGACCTTCTGTTTTTTTGGTCTCTGTGTATGAGGACTGATTGTTTAGTAAGTAAACCTACATATTTTACTCTTCATTGGGATACAAGTGAATGACTTACTGATCATAGTTGCTGGTTACTATGAAAAcatatagaaaaaattttaatagattacacaaaatttaattgatattttaatCTATTCTTGAAAGAATTTTTGTgagctttaaaatacatatacctgtatattctgtctctttttcttaaaCAGATTAGGGGATAAACCTTAAATAGTTACTTCTTTAGAGGTTGAAATCTGACTTAATGTTCTGAACATTTATTATGGTTTTAGGCAGTTGGATTCCATTTAATATTACAGAATAATATCATACAATAtctcaaattctgtttttaagcCCTTAACAGAACTACTTTTATTTTGAGGCCAAGGATTTTGAGTAAATTTATTATATGCTAGCTTTCATGACTTAGGAATCCTAGTGGGAATAAGTAAGAGTCTTTCCTGTGTGGTAGAATGGGATGGGATTTTAAAGCTGCAAGGCCTTGTGCCCTTCTCTAGTTGAAAACCTGAAATGCACCGAGTTTGCTTAGCTCAGTGTATGTCACTCGAACCCACGTATTTTCATTCTTCCTCTGGGGCTTGCTCTCCTTTCCTAGCATTTGTGTATTTATCTGGTTGTTAGATAAAGGCAGATTTAGAGGCACCCTGGAATGTGTTTATATCTTACTTCATTAACTATCAATTTTTTgattaataatttaaagaaattttaaagttttttttaatgtttgttgaaaatgtatttttaaaatttatactctCTAGGTTTTCCACTTGTTTTAATGTAGTAGTTTGTTGACATTTTTACTGTACTGATAATTTACATTAAACAGTACTTTAACTTTTGAAATGATTTATTTCTTATAACAAATTCAGCCtgtgaataaattttttaaaaaatcctttaaaaaagttACTAATTATAATGGGTCAGTGTTCTTTAGGATAATAGTGTTCTTAGATGTTACTCAGATTTTTGGATTTTGGTCCGCAGGCAAAGTAATTATTAGATCATAGGAAGAGTTTGCCAAGATCTAGTTgcattaacaaaaagaaaaatctgctaAAGTAGGTAAAGTGCATCATGgtaaactttacttttttttaaataaatgtaattccCTACCAAAACACTGTTTTTAATGCCAGGACTTTTAAAAACGGGCAACTTTATGAAAATGAGTTAATAATCCTTATAGCTTGACTGTTTAGTCATTGGAAGTTTCTGCAGTTTTAGTAGTTTCAGTCCAGTCATTCTGATTaattttattgcttaaaaatgtTACAATGGGATTGCACGGGGCACTTCTCTAGTATTCTCTTGTGTAATTAATTTATGTTGGGAGGAGCCTGCAGCCCTGTTCTATGAAAATTATAGTTCTAAGTGTAGGATCTTTTCCCTCTCAAGTCCTGGTTCTTTTCCTGGAAGCCACTACTTTTCTGCTTGGGCCTTGGATCAAGAGACACATCACATGTTTCCTTCTTAGGGAGGAAGCCGTTAAGGTTCTGCTTCTTTGGTTTAACTGTGTAACTGCCCATTAGGAGAGGGCCAAAAGAATTTTTGCCAAACAGTGCATGTATTAGAACTCCTTTTCCTGTGAATACTCTGTTTTCAAATCAAACATGTAAAAAACAGCAGTGTTTTGAAAAATACTAAATGGAAATGGGGTAGACTGTATGTGCTTTTAAGGAAGTGTTTTTTTGATTATAATTTCTGTTGAATGAACACATACATTGAGcgtaaatatttcttttctgttttgttttttaattccacaGTCCATGCTGTAACACTGTTTCTAAATATCTTCGGATGCTTGGCTTGGTTTTGTGTTGATCCTCCAAGAGGCGTTGATTTTGGATTGAGTATCCTGTGGTTCTTACTTTTTACTCCTTGTTCATTTGTCTGTTGGTACAGACCACTTTACGGAGCTTTCAGGTAAAATGTGTGTACTTTAAAATATGCTCTTTAAACCTGTGAAGTAAATAATTTGTAGTACACCTTAAAGGTAAAGGTGACATATGTTCatgttttaagctttttattattatacagtaTACCTTCAGAAAAGTCTGTATGTAACATCTCTGTTTATTAAGTCCATCTCTAACTTGCTGTATATTCATTCGACCTTGTAACTAACAATATCCCATTCCTTTCTCCCACTTGAGAAAAAAGACCAAACATGAAAATGAATGTGGGGAAAAATGAGAACAAACTTAAGTCTTAATATTTGtaaaagattcttttccataagAACATTTTACTCCTATTTTcgccttcaaaaaaaaaaagtcaaaagtggTGATTaatcctaattttttaaatggatctGGGTCACCTAGCTAAGGTAAATATACATGTAATATTTAAAGTGAGTTGCTTCACCTAGCAACTTGGTAATTATTTTCtgtgtaaatttatttttggtttttcaaaaggcaatgacattttaaaaccatttagACTGTAAGATTAAGTATactattttgcatgatgtattttaATGAATGGTTTAGGATAAACATTTCCTAAATGCGTGTCCTGTGAGATATTACTAAGTGCTGTAGAAAAAGTGCTCATTAGCTTCAGTTTGGGAAGTTAAATGGGATAATAAAACTAAACAAGTCTCTTCATTTCCAAATCTCTTAGGTTTTGTTAAGAGCTTCGTGTGATTTGTGGTATAACTGTGAAACCATGTGTCGGCATGTGGAGTGTCTTGTTGGGTTATTACTTTAGAAAACAAACACTGGGAAATGCTGATTTAGAGGCTAGCCTTAGATGAGTCCATGCATTCAGTTGTtgatcagctttcttttattTGAGTAAACTCATTTATGAATGACAAACCTTTTTCAGCTCTCATGCACGTGGAGCTTGTATTGTGCAGCCGATGTATTAGAGAAATTAGAGGGCCACATTCAGTTGtttaacttcttattttccttttcaaccAAAAATGTCTTTGATTATCCAGAATGTGTATTACCGtcccacgccccccccccccccccccgccccccgcctctaCTCCTCCCAGTCTTGCCAAATGGgatcagaaatgaaaacatagaaaccgaaaatgaaaaggaaggaaatggggaAGATTAGGGAGTTTGGAGAGAAAAGTGTCGTTCAACAGAAAACTAAATTGGTTAGAAAttgaatgaagggaaaaaaatatgtggggggaaggaagaaaggaaggaagaaatcttTGGATCTAGTGGAAAATGACAGGTTGGTTGTCAAGGAATGAGAGAGGCTCCCTATAAGATGTAGGTTGGAGAGGAATAAAAGGGTCCCAGCATGAACAGAAGAGTTCCTGCTGCTCTTTTCCTTGTTaaccttttcatgtgttgttgaatttggtttgctaatgttTTATTGGTTTTTGCCTCTGTTCACTAGGAACAGTGaccattaattttccttttttgtagtgCACTTATCTGGcgttggtatcagggtaatgctggcctcataaaatgagtttggaagtgttccctcctcttctgtgttttggaagagtttgagaaagattgttattaattcttctttaaatgtttggtgatTTTACCAATGAGGCCATgaggtcctggacttttgttttggggaagtttttgattactaattcacTCTCCTTACTAGTAAACGatatgttcagattttctatttccttatgATTCATACTTGGCAGGTTGTATGTTTCCAGGAATTTATCCAAGTATAAAATCATGTATTCTTAGTTTCAGTAGTTTCTTTCACTTTTGCCATGTGTACTAgaagttttttaaagatttcattctCTTACGAAATTTTGTTAACGTCTGTGTGTGCATACTTCAGTATCTAGAATGCTCTGTGAACCTGTTTTgtattgttcatattttctctttgtttttaatcatatAGTGCAGCTATTGGTATACTTAACATGACTTGACTGAATCTGGTTGTGGTGAATAAACAATTGTGGAGGCTTCTGATGTTGGCCAGTTGTTTCAGAAGAAGTTCACGTTTGCCCTGCTTGTCAGAGGATAAGTCAGGGGCTGAGCTGAGCTATAGTCTATTAAGCCTGACATTAAAGAGGTttgcaaaaaatataaagtaatgcTACTCTTTTTGCTTCTTCCACTCCTCCAGTTTTCATGAAAGTGTTATTTTATTGTAAGAAATTTATCTAAAAATTAGTTAAATGCTTTAACTATTTCTCAATTTTAGTTTCTCATTTGGTAAAGCAAGAGCTACAACCCACATAATCAAAAGTTCCTTGTGATGCTCAGTAATAAAGAAGTGCTGAGGCCAAAAGCTTGAGAATTGTCGTTCTAATCCTTTTCCCATTGGGGAACACTGCGGGAAAGCCTGTTCTGCTTTCAGAGGCTCTTCTATCTTTCTAGCGTCTGTATTTGGTACATGCCTTGAGAGAAGAGTTGGCTGCATGTTTGGGCCAGTATTATGCCTCTCACTTCTCATTACTCAACATGTGAATCTGCTAAAAGCCCTGTTGGTTTGTCTCTTCCCTCACAGCAGCGATCTGTGCAGGCAGAATCTGAATTTTCAGCTTATTGTCTTGTATTCAGCAAAAATGAATTGAAGCTATAGAATGTCAGCTTACATTTCTGTAGTTCTCTTCCACTCCAGAACCATGGACGCTATTCCTGGATGTTTCAGGAGCTCTTCAGTGGATTTAAGcagattttttccccattttatccTGCTATTCTAGTTGCTCTTCTTGGAGATACACACACTAGCCTTTTCTCTCATATTTGGAAccataaaactaaaattaatttgtttGGTTCTAAGAATTTACATCTTTGTTTACATTGCTAATCTGTTCTTGCATACTGTCTAGTTTATCCATTAGAACCCATAGCATATTACGTTCCTGATGGTAATTCCAACATCCTAATCTTATCTGACTGTGATTCTGATGCTTGCTGTATATTTTCAAGCTgtgtgtttttgcatttttgttatGTCTTGTGATTTTTACTTGATTGCTGGACATAGTGTACTAGGTAAAAGGAACTGCTGCAAATAGGCCTTTAGTAATGTGATGGTAAGGTAGCGGAGAGGGGAAGCATTCTGTGGACTTACGAGTAGGTCTCAGTCTCTTGTTTAATAGTTAACCAGTGCCTCTGGACTGTGAACCGCACCAGTTGCTTCTcagtccttccctctcctcaGGTGGGACAGGGTGTCATAGAGTGGGCTGGAATTGGGTATTTTCGGTTTCCCCGTATAGGATCTCTGAAAattttccctgtagctcaaatggtaaagaatctacctgcaatgcaggagacccaggttcagtccctgggttgggaagatcccctggagaagggaatggccacccactccagtgttcttgcctggagaatctcatggacagaggagcctggtgggctagagtcggtggggtcgcagagagtcagacacgactgagccactaacactg
The Cervus canadensis isolate Bull #8, Minnesota chromosome 6, ASM1932006v1, whole genome shotgun sequence genome window above contains:
- the SCAMP1 gene encoding secretory carrier-associated membrane protein 1 isoform X4 — translated: MPNVPSTQPAIMKPTEEHPAYTQIAKEHALAQAELLKRQEELERKAAELDRREREMQNLSQHGRKNNWPPLPDNFPVGPCFYQDFSVDIPVEFQKTVKIMYYLWMFHAVTLFLNIFGCLAWFCVDPPRGVDFGLSILWFLLFTPCSFVCWYRPLYGAFRSDSSFRFFVFFFIYICQFAVHVLQAAGFHNWGNCGWISSLTGLNKSIPVGIMMIIIAALFTASAVISLVMFKKVHGLYRTTGASFEKAQQEFATGVMSNKTVQTAAANAASTAASSAAQNAFKGTMDSRKQFSNQEKKYSVYF
- the SCAMP1 gene encoding secretory carrier-associated membrane protein 1 isoform X3, which gives rise to MSDFDSNPFADPDLNNPFKDPSVTQVTRNVPPGLDEYNPFSDSRTPPPGNVKMPNVPSTQPAIMKPTEEHPAYTQIAKEHALAQAELLKRQEELERKAAELDRREREMQNLSQHGRKNNWPPLPDNFPVGPCFYQDFSVDIPVEFQKTVKIMYYLWMFHAVTLFLNIFGCLAWFCVDPPRGVDFGLSILWFLLFTPCSFVCWYRPLYGAFRSDSSFRFFVFFFIYICQFAVHVLQAAGFHNWGNCGWISSLTGLNKSIPVGIMMIIIAALFTASAVISLVMFKKGQWTLENNSVIKKKSTACIFENLQSKAYLHNVWGTSF